A window of Terriglobia bacterium contains these coding sequences:
- the modB gene encoding molybdate ABC transporter permease subunit — translation MNWQAFTLTGQLAVIVAVVLVGIGLPIAYWITYSRWRWKFLIEAVVSVPLVLPPTVLGYYLLVLFGNSTAFGRWYESLTGHTLAFTFTGLVIGSILYSLPFAVQPFAASFAAVDTRLLAASATLGASAWRTFWRVILPLSAPGLVTGVALSFAHTVGEFGVVLMIGGNIPGVTRTVSIDIYDRVQAAEFAQAGQTALVLLIFSFVVLSLVYALNRKVWAVWPFR, via the coding sequence ATGAACTGGCAGGCATTCACCCTGACCGGGCAACTGGCGGTGATCGTGGCCGTAGTGCTGGTGGGGATCGGGCTGCCCATCGCCTACTGGATTACCTACTCGCGCTGGCGCTGGAAATTCCTGATTGAAGCGGTGGTGTCGGTTCCGCTGGTGCTGCCGCCGACGGTGCTCGGCTATTACCTGCTGGTGCTGTTTGGGAACAGCACGGCATTTGGGCGATGGTACGAATCGCTGACCGGGCACACGCTGGCGTTCACCTTTACCGGACTGGTGATCGGGTCGATTCTCTACAGCCTGCCGTTTGCGGTGCAGCCCTTTGCGGCGTCGTTCGCGGCGGTGGACACGCGGCTGCTGGCGGCCTCGGCAACGCTGGGCGCGTCGGCGTGGCGAACGTTTTGGCGGGTGATTCTGCCGCTGTCGGCGCCGGGCCTGGTAACCGGCGTTGCGCTGAGCTTTGCCCATACCGTGGGCGAGTTCGGGGTGGTGTTGATGATCGGCGGCAACATTCCGGGCGTGACGCGCACGGTGTCGATCGACATCTACGACCGGGTGCAGGCGGCGGAGTTCGCGCAGGCGGGGCAAACCGCGCTGGTGTTGCTGATTTTTTCCTTCGTCGTGCTCTCGCTGGTGTACGCGCTCAACCGCAAAGTGTGGGCGGTGTGGCCGTTTCGCTGA
- the modA gene encoding molybdate ABC transporter substrate-binding protein has protein sequence MAFLTGVTVMAQTTTLTVAAAADLQSALREIAAQYEKSGAARLELVFGSSGSLTTQIEHGAPYDVFMSANMDYPHRLENQGLAVLGTLTPYAIGSLVLWASKTSALDVHALQFKALTAPGVRAIAIANPEHAPYGKAAIAALRWAKLYETLKSRLVLGENVAQAAQFVASGNAQVGIIPLSFALAPELAQTGQWWELPPESYPPITQGAVVLRKSRNQKSAEAFVGFLKSAAAAAIFRRHGFKIPGER, from the coding sequence ATGGCATTTTTGACGGGTGTGACGGTGATGGCACAGACGACCACGTTGACGGTGGCGGCGGCGGCGGACTTGCAGTCGGCGCTGCGGGAGATTGCGGCGCAGTACGAAAAAAGCGGCGCAGCGCGGCTGGAGCTGGTGTTTGGGTCGTCGGGAAGTTTGACAACGCAGATCGAACACGGCGCGCCGTACGACGTGTTCATGTCGGCCAATATGGATTATCCGCACCGGTTGGAGAACCAGGGCTTGGCCGTGCTGGGCACGCTCACGCCGTACGCTATCGGAAGCCTGGTGTTGTGGGCGTCCAAGACCTCGGCGCTGGATGTACATGCACTGCAGTTCAAGGCCCTGACTGCGCCCGGAGTACGCGCCATCGCGATCGCCAATCCCGAGCATGCGCCTTACGGCAAGGCGGCAATCGCCGCGCTGCGCTGGGCCAAGTTGTACGAGACGCTGAAATCCCGGCTGGTGCTCGGCGAAAACGTGGCGCAGGCGGCGCAGTTCGTCGCTTCCGGAAACGCTCAGGTGGGCATCATTCCGTTGTCGTTCGCACTAGCTCCCGAGTTAGCCCAGACCGGGCAGTGGTGGGAGCTGCCGCCAGAATCGTACCCGCCGATTACACAAGGCGCGGTGGTGCTGCGAAAATCGCGGAATCAAAAGTCGGCGGAAGCGTTCGTCGGTTTCTTGAAGTCTGCCGCCGCCGCAGCGATTTTCCGCCGGCATGGATTTAAGATCCCTGGGGAACGGTGA